TTGGAACTTTATGAATGAACTGCTTTATTGGGACTTTTATTTACTCCATCGATCTTTACATGCTGATTATGTATGAGAAAAACTTTTGATATTGTGAGATACACATTGAAGAGTATCATTTATGTGCAGCTGGttacattgtgtgtgtttgtgaatgtgtTTCACGTAACCAAGGTTTGGTGTTggtttgcaatcctatgcatgcttaccttTCAGTAAGACCTATTTACCCAAGTCAGTAGCTGTGCAATTCTATGGTTGTCTGTTGAAGTAATTCCCAAAGTGGGagttatttccaagtaaacatccaTAGAACTGCAGCTAGTCCCACAGATAGGATTGATGCAACTTAGTGTCTGCACGTTCCTAGCTTTATAGCAAATCTAGGCAGTCtcttaacattttttttgggAATTTGTTTCTCCTCCCCCAGTTCTGCCTCCTGTCCTCGTACCACGACATACAGAGATTCTGACTGAACTTCCACAACTTGATGACTATACTCATTCCATTCCCGAAAACACTAACTTTCCAGCAGGAATTGAACCACAGAGCAATTACATACCAGGTATTTATGTGAAAGCAAATAGCGCGACGAGTGGCCTCCTGCCATCTGAAGGACTAATTTCAAGTATAACAACCaaagaaaaaagcaaataatGCAGGGAGAAGAGGGTAGGGCACCCCAGGATTTGAGTTTCTTTGCAGCAGCTGTGTTGGTGGTAGCATCTCTGACCCTTTAGAAGCCTGTTCAGCTTTCAACAGAATCTTTATCAGGATTGATAGCGCGCCCAACTCACAATTGAATTTGGCATGAATGGATTGTTGGGAATGGACTTTACATTTGATCATCTTCTGACATCCTGGATTTGGGATAAGAGGCACAGTCCACTTGGGCTTCTATTAAGATTTTAATGTGTAGGCAGTAAACATGTACTATGTTCTGCTTCCTTGTTCTGTTCTTCAAAGCCTAATTCAAGGTGGCTTTATAGGTTCCAATCTGTATAGGCTGAGTCCAGGATATTTTTGAGAGTACTTcttacataattaattaataaataataattttttatttataccccgcccttcccgatttgagaaaccgggctcagggcggctaacagcagatatgaaacattaattaaaagcaacTTAAAAAACATCTTAAAAGCCCTCTTGTCCTTTAAGATCTGCAGATTGACTcctgcttgctctcttgcctatGGGATGTGAGAGCGCTCTGGCCCAGCATTTTCTGCCTAGAGACACATCTCAATCCTCTTCTTGAAGATTTGTAGACCAAATAAGTGTTGTGTCTTCTTTTTCCAGGCTTTAATCTATGTAACTTCTGATATGCCTCTAACCCTGTTTATCCACAATTTGTTCCCCTGCATcaggggtctgcaaactttttcagcagggggccggtccactgtccctcagaccttgtgggggccagactatattggggagggaggggagaacaaattcctatgccccacaaataacccagagatgcattttaaataaaagcacacattctactcatgtaaaaacacgctgattcccagaccatccacgggctggttttagaaggcgattgggccggatccgccccaccccccgggccttagtttgcctacccatgctctacatTGATTTGGCTTTGTGATTGTTCTAGTCTCTTATATTTTACATATAAGCCACCTGCAGTATTGTGGCAGGCAGAAAGGACCTACACTATGGAAACAGATCCCGTATGCTTTAGATATGATTGGATACACATTGATTCAtttttcttaacatttttttaaaaagctgtgtaggttGTCATATACTTCATGTTCTACAGTACCTGTTcccaagggaggaggggagatgaggggtgtttttgttttctccctgGAAGACTAGAGCCCATTGGCAAATCAGCTGGTATTTGGCTTGCTTCGGACTGGTTATAATCTAGTCCTGTTTGTGGTGCACCGTGCTTGGCCTGTTTTTCAATCAACTGTGCTAGAAATCCATCCATCCACAGTGTAGAGGGGCGTGTAGCGTAGAGAGCAGGGGAAATGGCAGATGGCTGGTGGGTTTTATTCCTCTTTCCTCACGTAACATAGACAGTGACAAAAATGAGATCCACTGCCGTTTATAAAATAAAGGCTGTGTGCACTCTTCTGCAAACGTAAAAGCTTTAACGTGTTCAGGTTGTACATGACACTGAGAGTACCCTTTCATTTAATGGCTCGTTGATTGTACTTTTGGTAGAAACACCACCACCCGGCTATATCAGTGAAGATGGAGAAACCAGTGACCAGCAGTTGAACCAAAGCATGGATACAGGTAATGGTCTTAATTCTTACTGAAGACTTTAAATATGTAAGGGGGCTTAGCAAACCTCTCTTTGTACTGAtgaagatttattaaaacatttctgtgccaccttcccacagttcaaggtggcttacattaACAAAATGAAATCTACTTGTGTTTCAACCTGAGGTTCAGCCTTAATTCAGGCTGATGGGCAGTGCACGCCTTGGAATATGACTCCACTTCCAATTGTATCAATTGATAGgtacattttgcactagctgcagcttccaagttGCCTTTGTGGGTTGTTTTGAGTTGTGTCCCTTGTAGTAGTTAATCGAGGTTATGAAAGCATGGGTCCGTGTCTCAAGATCCCTTTCCCTCTAAAGGTGTGAAGCTTTGGCAGTAACTGTGGTTGGTAAAGGAGATTTACCACACCGCATTTCCTCTTTTCAGCCCCAAGGTATGCTAGAAGGCAAGAAGTGGGATCAGTGTAACATATGCAGGCTACCTTTGTCTCCTTTCTCACGATAGAACCAGTAGCTCTATTAAGAAAAGAAGGGAGTGAGGCAGTTGCACACCTCTTCACAGCAGGAAAGAGGCAGATCTTGGGGCCCAGCTCCGATATAAAAAACCCCGGTTGTTACAAGTACGAACTAGAAACAAGCCTGGCTTTTGATACCCCAATTTGTTAACAGGCTGTAGTTTGAGTGAACCCCACTTTGCCAAGTTTGGatgcagcaaaaaaggggggcaatCCATTTTAAACTGTGAACTAGCCCTAGTCCAACAAGCAGTTGTTGTGTCTAAACCATACCTTTAGTTTCTGCAAGTGGCTAGGCAAGCATTTGAGTTTAGTCCAAATCCTCTTTAATACTGTGCCTGAGTTATTTCATGTAAGCAAGGGGCAACGTGGCCTTCAGTGTCCAGGGTCAAAATGGGGACGCTGTGGTTGGTGAGAGGTTGAAGTGTTGTGGAGATAAATGTCTGCAAAGATACTCTGCACTGAATGTGGGTCATTGCTTGGAAGTCTTGAAATGTGTCAAGAGGCAGGAATTGTATTGTGTGCAGATCAAAGAGCAGTGCTTCTCGTAAGACTAAccttgcaaagttttttttctttgcgGGGCAATTATGTAGTGGCGAAAGCAGAGGTTATCAGCTTGTTTGATGGTGTTATGTGTATGatgtgtatggtgtgtgtgtgtgtgtgtgtctccccacCCTGATCCCATAaccttgggtttttgttttgttttgctactcCTGATAGGGGCAGGCTTAAGTAGTAAGCCAAACGAAGTTAACCAAGGAAACTGTTGAGTTTCTGCTCCCATTCAGTTATGGCAGACGCCTCGTCCCAGGCTGCAAACATGGGTATTTCTCAGTCTTTGTAATACAGGGACAATATGTGCTGTGCATATGGCATGAGGTTACTGGCATTTGTTAAGTTAGAAAAAAACTTATATTTGGctcactttccaaaatatgctTTTGCTGAACAGTAGCAATATTGTAGCATATTCAGAGTAAATCTAACATGGGATTGTGCTAGTGGAAACTGGTCCCAGGACCTCAAAACTGCTGCTGGCACAGCCTCCAAATGTGATGTTAGCATGTGGGGAAACATGGCCCCCTGCACTCAGTCCTAATTACTAAAGTGAATTTTTGTTGTGAACTAACATTTTTTGATTAATTCCTCAGGATCTCCAGCAGAGCTGTCTCCCAGTACACTCTCTCCTGTCAATCACAGCCTGGGTAAGTTGTAAACACTTCTGTATAATAAATGGAGTAAATGTGCTTGCATTCGAAACGAGCCCCTGTTTAGGAAAAGGTAACTATCCAAGGAGGACTCAGTGGCAGGAGGCATCAGTTGATGATATTAGAATCCATTGCAGGTGGAATTAACTTGCGGAGTATGGGGAGAAGTGGTTTATTGGGGTGCAGGGATTAGCAGGgacaatcttttttattttatttttgtgccaTGCTTTTAGTACGGGCACCTATAGTTTAATGGCATTGCtgtttttgcatgttttaatCAAGGTGTATTCTATGCTTGAACAATGTTGTGCAGGTGGCTTTTTTTGTAACCTGCTGAGTAGACACACTGGGTTTTGTGTTATGCATAAATATGGAATATGGAGTACATGGAATATGGAGTACATGGAATATCTTCTGGACACACATACTTGCAGGCTAAAGTAACTACAATATTCAAAGCATCAGAACAGTGCTTTTTTAGTGTTGTAGCTGTTTTGTACTCTTCCTCGGCAGTCCTTTGAAAAGTCATCCGAGGTAGATTTGTAATGTCAGCTATATCCTATATGGGAAAGCTAAGGCTTAGAGGGCATTTCCTGATGGGGTGagcaaggttggggggggggatttgacccCGGGGCTTTTGTTGTTCATAGCTTGGTCATTTGGCCACTCTGCTacattgactcccccccccaaaaaaaaattccctttctGTATCTCTGgggtgatatttttaaaaaagcatattccGTTACTGCAACCCTTGTGAGAGGTTACTGGACTGTGCAGTAGCCAGCCACTTTCTAATAGAAATATTCAGGCAGGCTGGCTATTTGGCATAAATGGAAAGGGAAGAAttgcctgatttaattttttgtCCTAGTTGGCAATGTGGAGTggtttggggaggagaggagcaaAGAAATATTTGTTGGCAGTCGATTTTGGCTGGTAGTTGGTCTATTAAAGGAACATACTTTGTGGTTACAGTTATATCATATTGtcctgtaagagctgtttgtgaAGCAGACTCCCATGAAAGGTagtgcactctccttccttgaaggttttaaagcagaaattggatggccatctgtcttggatgctttagttgagattcctacattgcagggggttggactagatgaccctcggggtccctgcaGTTCTATGACCTATGATTAAGATTGCCCTTAGAATCGCCTGAAAACTAGACACTGCTGAACTGATATCTATTTAACTCAGCATATTCTAGTAATATTTTCTGAGGGTTGACACTGTGTTTTGGGCACCTTTAAACTTTAATATTGCTGTGGTAGGTTCCACAGTACATAATGCAATCGCTTCCTTCTTTTGATCATGGGAAACGTAGAGGTGGTTGATGGTATGTCACAAAGCTTGTCTTGTATAGTACAAGATGTTCTGGATGTGGAGCATTTGGACAAATCAAGCATTCCAGACAAGaacatgcttgcttgcttgtgtgtgtgtgtgtgtgtgtgtgtgtgtgtacgcacgcgcacacacacacacacacacacacacacagtgttgagGCAACTTGGAGAGAACTAGAGGTTTTGGAGACTTGTAAATTAGCATTAAAAATATGTTAAGCTTGTTTGATCTGTCGCACAAAGTGAAAGAGGAAATGCAGAATGCAGAGGTTTCGAAGAAAGTATATTACGTCTTTTCTGCTCAAACAATAGTCaattaaatgtttatttaagCCAGTGAAGGAAACTGCATCAAACACAATGTGCAGCTAAGAATTATTTGAGCAGTCTAACAGAAGTCAAGGGAATAGCCTTGTTTAAGGAGCACAACTAGAGGTGGATTTGGGGAGTATAGCCTTGACTAGCTTACTATTGCCAAATGATTGTGCAGCATTAATACATGTTAACCACAAGaattcttcctctttcccttccAGACCTGCAGCCAGTTACCTACTCAGAGCCTGCTTTCTGGTGTTCTATAGCATATTATGAATTAAATCAGAGGGTGGGAGAAACCTTCCATGCATCACAGCCTTCACTTACTGTAGATGGCTTTACGGATCCATCAAACTCTGAAAGATTCTGCCTAGGCTTGCTCTCCAACGTTAATAGAAATGCCACTGTGGAGATGACAAGACGGCACATAGGTATGTACTTCTCACCACGTATTCCAGCTGCTCTCCTGCTTCCTCTAACCTCCTTCCTTTGATCTGCTGGAAAAAAGTTACTTCCAttgcattcttctttttaaattgaaCACCGTTTGTTATTTCTTCATCTAAGTAATGGCAGCACAGTAGGTCATTTGTACAGTAGTTGAACGGTATGTTTATATCACTACATCTTGGGGCCCCTCAGATCTGCAAATGATATCTATTAAAATATATGAAGAATGAGCCAACAAGCAGTAAATCAAAACTAACTAAGCAGCAGAGTAGCAGGTGCTTACTGGAAGAACACAAGCACCCAGAAAATATGTAGAGTTTGGCTAAACAAGACCATTTGCACTTGCCAGTATGTTGGATCTGGCAAATTTTAGCTGCTTCTCTTTGTTTAATTTtagctgcttctttttctttttttaggaaggggaGTGCGCCTGTATTACATTGGTGGAGAGGTTTTTGCTGAGTGCCTAAGCGATAGCGCAATCTTTGTTCAGAGCCCCAATTGTAATCAGAGATATGGCTGGCATCCTGCAACCGTGTGCAAAATCCCGCCAGGTAAGAGGTGTAAAACCAGCAGAGATCAGCCATCATTTCAGCGtattgaaatgtatttatttgccttgCTGTGATGCCTAAGGAAAAGACGTTTTGAAAAAAGTTGGAATTGAATCACTTAAACGTGTGTAATGTAGTGGTACCGATCATTCATCCTTTTaccgtttttctttttcttttttcttttttgtaggcTGCAACCTAAAGATCTTTAATAACCAGGAATTTGCTGCTCTTTTGGCTCAGTCTGTAAATCAGGGCTTTGAAGCAGTGTATCAGCTAACCCGAATGTGCACCATAAGGATGAGTTTTGTTAAAGGATGGGGCGCTGAATACAGGTACAGAGTGGCATTCCTCTCCTTGTTAGTAGAACCATCCTGCAGCAGGGATGTTAATGTAGGCCTGATGTTCCCTTTTACAATTTAAGCAAATCGGTATTATCTTATTgtcatcttcagatgaagggtgaaatagaaatttaataaataaaatcattgccctcattttatttgtatgccaccttttctATAGTTAAAACCATTccggtgatatatcacaatgttgcaaaccagatatcgcccagccccaAATTGGTGACAGAACTTGCTATTGGGTCAGCTccaggggttgggggttgggttgAGGCACTGGCTCTTTGCCCCTTGTGGTCTTAAAAGTTGATAGTTGAGCAGGGGACtctaaccaggggtcagcaaactttttcagcagggggctggtccactgtccctcagaccttgtgcgggctggactgtattttgaagggggaaaatatgaatgaattcctatgccccacaaatgacccagagatgcattttaaataaaaggacacaaactactcatgtaaaaacatgctgattcccggaccgtccacgggccggattgagaaggcgattgggccggatctggcccccgggccttagcttgcctaaaGCCTTGGCTTGTACGCTGGCTTCCCAGTGTATTTCACCCCCCAACTCTTTCTCCCTTCTTCAGGCGGCAGACGGTAACAAGCACTCCATGTTGGATCGAGCTTCACCTGAACGGGCCTTTACAGTGGCTGGACAAAGTATTGACTCAGATGGGCTCTCCCTCAGTGCGCTGCTCCAGCATGTCGTAATGCTCCTCGTCTCCACTAGCGCGCTTGAAATGCGAAGTCCAGGCAACAGACTTAAATATTAACAGCTCGTCTGTCGTAGTAACTCGTGTGTGGTCTCCATGAACTGTTTCCTATCCAAaaagttcagagagagagagacagagacagaaaaGCACTTGAGGGTCTCATCAGTTTCTAAGCACCTTGTGGGTTTTGTTTCCTATACTCTGATGCTCTAGATGAAAAGTTAGTGTATAGAAACGCCTTCTGCCGAAGGAGGGAGGGACATATTAAATACtttaatggtgttttttttattgggTATATATAAATTGAGTGTCCTAAAGGTTTACCAATAACATGAGTGGTTCAGTTAATGTATCAcggggatgcccccccccccaattttgacaCCATTTTGCTGTCCTGAGTTTAAATTCCCATTGATAGATGTGTGGAGCTCTTTGACTTAGGCAGCCATCTCGTAAAAAGCCCAAGTTCTTGCTTctctatatttttttatatttttatatataaatatatatgcagGCTTTCCGCTGCCCTATAACAGACTTTATGCAGaaaa
This region of Zootoca vivipara chromosome 11, rZooViv1.1, whole genome shotgun sequence genomic DNA includes:
- the SMAD2 gene encoding mothers against decapentaplegic homolog 2 isoform X1 produces the protein MSSILPFTPPVVKRLLGWKKSATGSGGAGGGEQNGQEEKWCEKAVKSLVKKLKKTGQLDELEKAITTQNCNTKCVTIPSTCSEIWGLSTPNTIDQWDTTGLYSFSEQTRSLDGRLQVSHRKGLPHVIYCRLWRWPDLHSHHELKAIENCEYAFNLKKDEVCVNPYHYQRVETPVLPPVLVPRHTEILTELPQLDDYTHSIPENTNFPAGIEPQSNYIPETPPPGYISEDGETSDQQLNQSMDTGSPAELSPSTLSPVNHSLDLQPVTYSEPAFWCSIAYYELNQRVGETFHASQPSLTVDGFTDPSNSERFCLGLLSNVNRNATVEMTRRHIGRGVRLYYIGGEVFAECLSDSAIFVQSPNCNQRYGWHPATVCKIPPGCNLKIFNNQEFAALLAQSVNQGFEAVYQLTRMCTIRMSFVKGWGAEYRRQTVTSTPCWIELHLNGPLQWLDKVLTQMGSPSVRCSSMS
- the SMAD2 gene encoding mothers against decapentaplegic homolog 2 isoform X2, whose amino-acid sequence is MSSILPFTPPVVKRLLGWKKSATGSGGAGGGEQNGQEEKWCEKAVKSLVKKLKKTGQLDELEKAITTQNCNTKCVTIPRSLDGRLQVSHRKGLPHVIYCRLWRWPDLHSHHELKAIENCEYAFNLKKDEVCVNPYHYQRVETPVLPPVLVPRHTEILTELPQLDDYTHSIPENTNFPAGIEPQSNYIPETPPPGYISEDGETSDQQLNQSMDTGSPAELSPSTLSPVNHSLDLQPVTYSEPAFWCSIAYYELNQRVGETFHASQPSLTVDGFTDPSNSERFCLGLLSNVNRNATVEMTRRHIGRGVRLYYIGGEVFAECLSDSAIFVQSPNCNQRYGWHPATVCKIPPGCNLKIFNNQEFAALLAQSVNQGFEAVYQLTRMCTIRMSFVKGWGAEYRRQTVTSTPCWIELHLNGPLQWLDKVLTQMGSPSVRCSSMS